In Acidobacteriota bacterium, the following are encoded in one genomic region:
- the sppA gene encoding signal peptide peptidase SppA has product MRDFLKQVFASLTGLVLFSLLALVVVIFLIGSIISSSGGKPEPKVDDKAVLVFNLSTNISDAAPDADPIKAFQDAAFGSRTKSISLSTVLDTLDKASKDKRIVGLYLYGNLQAEGYGSGFAALKEVREALERFRAAGKTITFYDMGIGEQEYYLASVANTIALNPFGAVEMNGFASQPMFLADAFKKYGIGVQVTRVGKYKSAVEPYLLNKMSPENREQLENLLGDNWNEFLTAVGKSRNIPVADLQKIADEQALLIGEQAKQQKLVDKVVYFDEIVTDLKKLTNTPDKDTTFRQISLPAYSKVSRESLGIAKESKNLIAVVYAEGEIVDGTGTSDQIGGDRLAKQLRDLRQDPDVKAVVLRVNSPGGSASASEVIQREIILTKKAKPLIVSMGSYAASGGYWISTYADHIFAEPNTITGSIGVFGLLINVGQLANDHGVAWDTVKTGKYADLGTISRPKTDEELALIQKTVDQIYDQFLAKVSESRKLPREKVAEIAQGRVWSGIDGKELGLVDELGGLQDAIKFAAKKANLGDNWKTTEYPKPTSTEEKIRELLTSDDQPDRLAKTTAVVREFGRLQEELSVLNSMNDPVHVYARLPFSIRID; this is encoded by the coding sequence ATGCGTGATTTTCTAAAGCAGGTATTTGCGAGTCTCACCGGGCTGGTGCTCTTTAGTCTGCTGGCTCTGGTGGTCGTGATTTTCTTGATCGGGAGTATCATCAGTAGCTCGGGCGGTAAACCCGAGCCGAAAGTGGATGACAAAGCGGTTCTGGTCTTCAATCTTTCAACCAACATTTCGGATGCCGCCCCTGATGCTGATCCTATCAAAGCATTTCAGGATGCGGCGTTTGGGAGCCGGACCAAAAGTATTTCGTTGAGTACGGTGCTCGACACTTTGGACAAGGCATCCAAAGACAAGCGCATTGTTGGACTGTACCTGTACGGCAACTTACAAGCCGAAGGATATGGCTCCGGGTTTGCCGCGCTCAAGGAAGTTCGGGAAGCCCTGGAACGCTTCCGGGCCGCCGGGAAAACCATTACCTTCTATGACATGGGAATTGGCGAGCAAGAGTATTATCTGGCCTCGGTCGCCAATACCATCGCGCTCAACCCGTTTGGCGCCGTCGAAATGAACGGGTTTGCCTCACAGCCGATGTTTCTGGCCGATGCCTTCAAAAAGTATGGAATTGGCGTTCAAGTGACCCGGGTTGGAAAATACAAATCAGCGGTCGAGCCTTATCTTTTAAATAAAATGAGCCCGGAAAATCGCGAGCAGCTTGAAAATCTGCTTGGCGATAACTGGAACGAATTCCTGACCGCCGTGGGCAAGAGCCGCAATATTCCAGTTGCCGATCTTCAGAAAATTGCGGATGAACAAGCGCTCCTGATCGGTGAACAGGCCAAACAACAAAAGCTGGTTGATAAGGTGGTGTATTTTGACGAAATCGTCACCGACCTCAAGAAACTTACCAACACGCCTGACAAAGACACAACCTTCCGCCAAATCAGCCTGCCTGCCTATTCAAAGGTTTCACGTGAATCACTGGGGATTGCCAAAGAATCAAAGAATCTGATTGCCGTGGTGTATGCCGAAGGTGAAATCGTTGATGGTACAGGCACTTCAGATCAGATTGGCGGTGACCGGCTGGCCAAACAACTGCGCGATTTGCGGCAGGATCCGGATGTCAAAGCCGTGGTGCTACGAGTCAACAGTCCCGGTGGAAGCGCCAGCGCCTCCGAAGTCATCCAGCGGGAAATCATCCTGACCAAAAAAGCCAAGCCGTTGATTGTGTCAATGGGCTCCTATGCAGCTTCCGGCGGGTACTGGATTTCGACCTATGCCGATCATATCTTTGCCGAACCCAATACCATTACCGGCTCAATTGGCGTGTTTGGGTTGTTGATTAACGTTGGCCAGCTTGCGAACGACCATGGCGTGGCCTGGGATACCGTCAAAACTGGGAAATATGCCGATCTGGGCACGATTTCACGACCGAAAACAGACGAAGAACTGGCGCTCATTCAAAAAACCGTTGACCAGATTTATGACCAGTTTCTGGCCAAAGTCTCTGAATCACGCAAATTGCCCCGCGAAAAAGTCGCTGAAATTGCCCAGGGCCGGGTCTGGTCAGGCATTGATGGCAAAGAGTTGGGCCTGGTGGATGAGCTTGGCGGCCTGCAGGACGCCATCAAGTTTGCCGCCAAGAAAGCCAACCTTGGCGACAACTGGAAAACGACTGAATATCCAAAACCAACTTCCACGGAAGAAAAAATTCGTGAGTTGCTGACTTCTGACGACCAGCCTGATCGGTTGGCGAAAACCACCGCGGTTGTGCGTGAATTTGGCCGATTACAGGAAGAATTGTCGGTTTTAAACTCAATGAATGACCCGGTGCATGTGTATGCACGATTGCCATTTTCAATTCGAATTGACTAA
- a CDS encoding FHA domain-containing protein, translating into MKIIFTHLNGSREGQVEEYTLPVIHVGRGVESDIRIGDATATDRVASRQHAEFRREGNHLVLYDLGSRNGTFVNGQRVNGQIELANHDLIELGIGGPAMRVQVIVSETEEIDFLQNSRYFGGLSHEHLSMILAAGMVEIYPAGSYLFRVGQACEYLYVIKSGVVEVWRDNNETGELDLATYLGSGDVLGASAILLDGATHHSAARIPEGAVMLKLTQSVFRTLILTVPEFALAVCTALARQLDSTYKKLQTHSYKRLQGNLNFFDLATVIQTLIQSRQTGVLSVTALEVGFAHSGLWASSDDIEMPAATIHLVNGRVVYTRCGVLNGEEAFYQLFQSEYHGSFTFQEGAPPDSGAPQGTIHLPGFNLLLEAVRMQDELRQLKLKHPDPHLKYIPGTPSLTWTESMHEKAAQVIWERIKHGSSIANLQGEVPYCDFVIYFVIDVLLDKGLLSVSGEGSKS; encoded by the coding sequence ATGAAAATCATCTTCACCCATTTGAATGGGAGTCGGGAAGGTCAGGTTGAAGAATATACATTGCCAGTCATCCATGTTGGTCGTGGTGTGGAAAGTGACATTCGCATTGGTGATGCCACCGCCACTGATCGGGTCGCTTCCCGTCAGCACGCTGAGTTCCGGCGCGAAGGAAACCACCTTGTGCTCTATGATTTAGGCAGCCGGAACGGCACCTTTGTCAACGGCCAGCGCGTGAATGGGCAAATCGAACTGGCCAACCATGATTTGATTGAACTTGGAATTGGCGGCCCGGCGATGCGGGTGCAGGTCATTGTTTCTGAAACTGAAGAAATTGATTTTCTGCAAAACTCACGCTATTTCGGAGGTTTAAGCCACGAACACCTGTCAATGATCCTGGCTGCCGGTATGGTTGAAATCTACCCGGCAGGCAGCTACCTGTTTCGGGTTGGTCAGGCATGCGAATATCTGTATGTGATTAAATCGGGTGTGGTCGAGGTTTGGCGTGACAACAACGAAACTGGCGAGCTGGATCTGGCGACGTATCTTGGAAGCGGGGACGTTTTGGGTGCCTCGGCCATTTTACTGGATGGGGCCACCCACCACTCTGCCGCCCGGATTCCAGAAGGCGCCGTGATGTTGAAATTGACCCAATCTGTTTTCCGGACTCTGATTTTAACCGTTCCAGAGTTTGCTCTGGCTGTCTGCACGGCACTGGCACGCCAACTCGACAGCACCTATAAAAAGCTGCAAACCCATTCATATAAACGGTTACAGGGAAATCTCAACTTTTTCGACCTGGCCACGGTCATTCAAACGCTGATTCAATCCCGTCAAACCGGCGTCTTGAGCGTGACCGCACTTGAAGTGGGTTTTGCCCATTCAGGACTGTGGGCTTCATCGGATGACATTGAAATGCCAGCCGCCACCATTCACCTGGTGAATGGCAGGGTGGTCTATACCCGCTGTGGAGTGCTCAACGGGGAAGAGGCGTTTTATCAGCTTTTTCAGTCTGAATATCACGGCAGCTTTACCTTTCAGGAAGGTGCCCCACCTGATTCCGGCGCCCCTCAAGGAACAATTCATTTACCCGGATTTAACCTGTTGCTCGAAGCGGTTCGCATGCAGGATGAACTGCGTCAGCTCAAGTTGAAGCATCCAGATCCCCATTTGAAGTACATTCCAGGCACTCCGTCGTTGACCTGGACTGAGTCCATGCATGAAAAAGCAGCTCAGGTCATTTGGGAGCGAATAAAACACGGATCTTCCATCGCCAACCTGCAGGGCGAGGTTCCGTACTGTGATTTTGTAATTTATTTTGTGATTGATGTCCTTTTGGATAAAGGACTGCTCAGTGTAAGTGGTGAAGGGAGCAAATCGTGA
- a CDS encoding response regulator, which translates to MNEAELLTAKILIVDDIQANVLLFEAMLKSEGYSNVYGTTDSRKAADLYRLYKPDLVLLDLDMPYLNGFDVMDQLKEIESESYLPVLVLTGLSDQSVRIRALEFGARDFLCKPFEHVEALTRIRNLVEVRLLHNAVREQNRILEEKVRERTRKLRETQLDIIRRLGRAAEYRDNETGFHVIRMSHFSACLARTVGFTDAECEILLYASPMHDVGKIGIPDHILLKNAPLTSEEWTIMKTHTVIGSDLLAGHDSELMQLASELALCHHEKWDGSGYPRGLKGEEIPLIARIVALCDVFDALTSARPYKKAWSIEETMAYIEGESGKHFDPNLVGLFKQVLPEILEIRARYADPVVPRLTHHSLHERPTRIE; encoded by the coding sequence ATGAATGAAGCTGAGCTTCTGACTGCTAAAATATTGATTGTTGATGATATACAGGCCAACGTGTTGCTGTTTGAAGCCATGTTGAAGTCGGAAGGCTACAGCAATGTCTACGGCACGACCGATTCCCGCAAAGCGGCTGATTTGTACCGCCTGTACAAACCTGACCTGGTGCTGCTGGATCTGGATATGCCCTATCTGAACGGGTTTGATGTTATGGATCAATTGAAAGAAATTGAATCCGAGTCATACCTGCCGGTCCTGGTATTGACTGGCCTCTCTGATCAGAGTGTTCGGATTCGGGCGCTTGAGTTTGGGGCTCGTGACTTTTTGTGCAAACCATTTGAACACGTCGAGGCATTAACCCGGATTCGCAACCTGGTCGAGGTGCGGCTGCTGCACAACGCCGTTCGGGAGCAAAACCGGATATTGGAGGAAAAGGTCCGCGAACGCACTCGCAAACTCCGCGAAACTCAGCTCGATATTATTCGTCGGCTCGGGCGGGCGGCTGAATACCGTGACAACGAAACCGGGTTTCATGTGATCCGCATGAGCCACTTCAGCGCCTGTCTGGCCCGAACCGTGGGATTTACCGATGCCGAATGCGAAATCCTGCTCTATGCCAGCCCAATGCATGATGTTGGAAAGATTGGAATTCCAGACCACATCTTGTTGAAAAATGCCCCACTCACCTCTGAGGAGTGGACCATTATGAAAACCCACACGGTCATTGGATCAGACCTGCTGGCTGGACACGATTCAGAGTTAATGCAACTGGCATCGGAACTCGCCTTATGTCATCACGAAAAATGGGATGGGAGCGGGTATCCGCGAGGGTTAAAAGGTGAGGAAATTCCACTGATTGCCCGCATTGTGGCTTTATGCGACGTGTTTGACGCCCTCACATCAGCCCGACCGTATAAAAAAGCCTGGTCGATTGAGGAAACCATGGCCTATATCGAAGGGGAAAGTGGAAAACACTTTGACCCCAATCTGGTTGGACTCTTTAAGCAGGTCTTGCCTGAAATCCTCGAAATCAGGGCACGCTATGCCGACCCGGTTGTTCCCAGGCTGACACACCACAGCCTGCACGAGCGCCCGACCAGAATTGAATAG
- a CDS encoding glycosyltransferase family 2 protein, translated as MYRYHHLTIVIPIHNEAELLPSVVASFPDFVDHVIFVDDASTDDTPAVLRHIVDSRSGRFTVLRHLTNQGVGAATVTGYRHALTSKADLIVLMDGDGQMDGRDLPLMLDTLIGGPFDFVKGNRFAHSSIQRMPWTRYVGNSILSWLTRLALGCKHPIDAQCGFTVFRATGLRQLDLHHLFPRYGFPNDLLFEVAAKGLYFTSVPVRTVYGNEISGINPFVVLPTIFGLIARGYWRRLGRQSNKPRTQWSETRASQ; from the coding sequence ATGTATCGTTATCATCATCTTACCATCGTTATTCCGATTCACAACGAAGCGGAACTCCTTCCCTCAGTGGTTGCTTCCTTCCCTGATTTTGTAGATCACGTGATTTTTGTGGATGACGCCAGCACCGATGACACCCCGGCGGTGCTCCGGCACATCGTTGATTCCCGATCAGGGCGGTTTACCGTTTTGAGACACCTGACCAACCAGGGTGTTGGCGCGGCAACCGTCACCGGCTATCGCCATGCGTTGACCAGTAAAGCTGATTTGATTGTGCTGATGGACGGGGACGGTCAGATGGATGGCCGGGACTTGCCGTTGATGCTTGATACTCTCATTGGCGGCCCATTTGATTTTGTCAAAGGGAATCGCTTTGCGCATTCAAGCATTCAGCGCATGCCCTGGACGCGCTATGTGGGAAATTCCATCCTGAGCTGGCTTACCAGACTCGCCCTGGGCTGTAAACATCCGATTGACGCTCAATGCGGCTTTACGGTATTTCGAGCAACTGGCCTGCGGCAACTCGATCTACATCATTTATTTCCAAGATATGGGTTCCCCAACGACCTGCTGTTTGAAGTCGCTGCCAAAGGGTTGTATTTCACCAGCGTCCCGGTGCGGACCGTTTATGGCAACGAAATTTCCGGAATCAATCCATTTGTGGTGCTGCCAACCATTTTCGGGCTGATTGCCCGTGGCTACTGGCGTCGGCTGGGACGGCAAAGCAACAAACCCCGCACCCAGTGGAGTGAAACGCGAGCGAGTCAGTAG
- a CDS encoding proline--tRNA ligase: MHWHNLFIPTLREAPADAEAVSHKLLVRAGFIRQLTAGAYSILPLAQRTILKITDIVRHEMNAIGGQEFYLPALNPASIWRESGRWDVMGDNMFRLKDRKGAELCLGMTHEEVFTSIARHEVRSYKELPQIWYQIQTKFRDEPRPKSGLLRVRQFTMKDSYSFDIDQAGLDQSFDLHDAAYRRIYSRCGLKFAVVEASSGAMGGSASSEFMVASDAGEDWIASCPECGYAANVEKATSNLPVIEDGEGLAAPEKFPTPNVRTIDDLANFEGGAAADRQIKTYVCILDEKNLALLLLRGDHELNETKVLDATGAIQFRPAHPEEIFNALGAHPGSLGGVGVIKYPIYADESLRGRRAMTTGANEDDFHLRGVEIERDIKVTKWASLRTVKAGEGCPKCAGTLDVNKSIEVGHIFKLGTKYSVSMGANVLNQEGHEVPIVMGSYGIGVERIMAAAVELYHDKDGICWPVSIAPFEVVVTPVNYADEEISRVANQVYDGLKAQGIDVLLDRRDERPGVKFKDADLIGIPYRVVVGAKKLKDQKVEFFTRSTRSSEDIAVADIINHVAGAVRAEHERLKKAE, from the coding sequence ATGCACTGGCACAATCTGTTTATTCCAACTTTGCGCGAAGCTCCAGCCGACGCTGAGGCTGTGAGTCATAAGCTTCTGGTACGCGCCGGGTTTATCCGGCAATTGACGGCAGGCGCCTATTCAATTCTGCCGCTTGCGCAGCGCACAATTTTGAAAATCACTGATATTGTCCGCCACGAAATGAATGCCATCGGCGGTCAGGAATTTTATCTCCCGGCGCTCAATCCAGCTTCAATCTGGCGTGAATCAGGCCGGTGGGATGTGATGGGCGACAATATGTTTCGCCTCAAAGACCGTAAAGGCGCGGAACTGTGCCTGGGGATGACCCACGAAGAGGTCTTCACCTCGATTGCCCGTCACGAAGTGCGATCCTACAAAGAGCTTCCGCAAATCTGGTATCAGATCCAGACCAAATTCCGCGATGAACCCCGTCCAAAGTCTGGATTGCTGCGGGTGCGGCAGTTCACGATGAAAGATTCCTACTCCTTTGATATTGACCAGGCTGGGCTGGATCAATCGTTCGACCTGCACGACGCCGCTTATCGTCGGATTTACAGCCGGTGTGGGCTCAAATTTGCTGTTGTCGAAGCCAGCAGCGGTGCCATGGGCGGTAGCGCGTCGAGCGAATTTATGGTGGCTTCAGACGCAGGTGAAGACTGGATTGCCAGTTGCCCGGAATGTGGCTATGCCGCCAACGTCGAAAAAGCAACCTCTAACCTGCCCGTGATTGAAGATGGCGAAGGGTTAGCAGCACCTGAGAAATTCCCAACGCCCAATGTGCGCACAATTGACGATCTGGCCAATTTTGAAGGTGGCGCGGCGGCTGACCGGCAGATTAAGACCTATGTCTGCATCCTGGATGAAAAGAACCTGGCGCTCCTGTTATTGCGCGGGGATCACGAATTGAATGAAACCAAGGTGCTCGATGCAACGGGTGCCATCCAATTTCGCCCGGCGCATCCAGAGGAAATCTTTAACGCACTGGGCGCGCATCCGGGCAGTCTCGGGGGTGTTGGCGTTATTAAATACCCGATTTATGCCGATGAATCATTGCGTGGACGCCGTGCGATGACCACCGGTGCCAACGAAGATGATTTCCACTTGCGCGGTGTCGAAATCGAACGCGATATCAAAGTCACCAAATGGGCATCACTGCGAACCGTCAAAGCTGGTGAAGGCTGCCCGAAATGCGCCGGAACGCTCGATGTCAACAAATCCATCGAAGTCGGCCATATCTTTAAGCTTGGAACCAAGTACAGCGTCTCGATGGGCGCCAACGTGCTCAACCAGGAAGGTCACGAAGTTCCGATTGTGATGGGAAGCTACGGCATTGGCGTCGAACGGATTATGGCTGCCGCTGTCGAACTCTATCATGATAAGGACGGGATTTGCTGGCCGGTTTCAATTGCTCCTTTTGAAGTCGTAGTGACTCCGGTCAACTACGCCGACGAAGAAATCTCCCGCGTCGCCAACCAGGTGTATGACGGCTTGAAAGCACAGGGCATTGACGTGCTGCTTGATCGCCGTGACGAACGCCCCGGCGTCAAATTCAAAGATGCTGACTTGATTGGGATTCCCTATCGCGTGGTGGTCGGAGCGAAGAAGCTGAAAGACCAGAAGGTTGAATTCTTTACCCGCTCGACTCGCTCATCCGAAGACATCGCCGTGGCCGACATCATCAACCACGTGGCAGGTGCGGTACGTGCTGAGCATGAACGGCTGAAGAAAGCAGAATGA
- a CDS encoding aminotransferase class I/II-fold pyridoxal phosphate-dependent enzyme has protein sequence MIQPAARTRNYNYAIRNIVVEAKKVEASGRPVTYLNIGDPVIYGFQPPQSLMDAMAKAVRDGNNGYAPSNGTVEAREAIAEDSAKFGIPISPEDVIVTSGASEGADLILSALLEMGDDVLTPCPTYPLYSAITSKLGAKENYYHLDPKNNWLPNLDEIRGLITPRTRAMVVINPNNPTGTVYSKELLQGLLDIAAEHNLVVLADDVYHRMTYGPAGARLAELAQGMEVPVITLESLSKSHLVPGWRVGWMTFTNKPAMADLIPAIRKMADARLCSPLPTQCVIPAALSDLSHLKETMEAMKLRADITVESINAIPGMNCTRPEAAFYIMAQMENLAGATDEEFVLALLRETGILFVYGSGFGLNPQDGYFRIVFLPQPEVLRDVYARLGEFATAWPHRARQAAQG, from the coding sequence ATGATTCAACCAGCAGCACGCACCCGAAATTACAACTACGCCATCCGCAATATCGTCGTCGAAGCCAAGAAAGTCGAAGCTTCAGGCCGTCCGGTCACCTATCTCAACATTGGTGATCCGGTGATCTATGGGTTCCAACCACCCCAATCACTGATGGACGCCATGGCCAAAGCCGTCCGTGACGGCAACAACGGCTATGCCCCGTCAAATGGAACAGTTGAAGCCCGCGAGGCCATTGCCGAAGATTCAGCGAAGTTTGGAATCCCGATTTCACCTGAAGATGTGATTGTGACGTCTGGGGCGTCTGAAGGCGCGGATTTGATTTTGAGTGCCTTGCTGGAAATGGGCGATGATGTGTTGACTCCCTGCCCAACCTATCCGCTGTATTCGGCGATTACTTCCAAGCTGGGTGCCAAAGAGAATTACTATCATCTGGACCCGAAAAACAACTGGTTGCCGAACCTGGATGAAATTCGCGGCCTGATTACTCCACGCACCCGTGCCATGGTGGTTATCAACCCCAATAATCCAACCGGAACGGTGTATTCCAAAGAACTCCTCCAGGGGCTGCTCGATATTGCCGCCGAACACAACCTGGTGGTACTGGCCGATGACGTCTATCATCGGATGACCTATGGCCCGGCGGGTGCCCGACTGGCGGAACTGGCCCAGGGCATGGAAGTTCCGGTCATCACGCTCGAAAGCCTTTCGAAATCACACCTGGTGCCAGGCTGGCGCGTCGGCTGGATGACCTTTACCAACAAACCGGCAATGGCGGACCTGATCCCAGCCATTCGGAAAATGGCGGATGCCCGCCTGTGCAGCCCGCTTCCAACGCAGTGTGTGATTCCAGCCGCGCTTTCCGACCTCTCACACCTCAAAGAGACAATGGAAGCCATGAAATTGCGGGCTGACATCACGGTTGAGTCTATCAATGCGATTCCTGGAATGAACTGCACCCGTCCAGAAGCAGCCTTTTATATTATGGCCCAAATGGAAAACCTGGCTGGTGCCACAGATGAAGAGTTTGTGCTGGCCTTGCTGCGCGAAACCGGAATCCTGTTTGTGTATGGGTCAGGGTTTGGCCTCAACCCGCAAGATGGCTATTTCCGCATCGTGTTTTTGCCTCAACCCGAAGTGCTGCGCGATGTCTATGCCCGGCTGGGTGAATTTGCCACCGCCTGGCCTCATCGTGCCCGGCAGGCAGCGCAGGGGTAG